From Acidianus brierleyi:
GCCTTACTTCATCACTCCATGCTTCATCATAATTAAAAATTGGACCCCACGGAGTAGTATATCTTGAAGAAAAATAAGGTCCAAATTTTCCTAGATAATTACCCTCAGGACCTACATGATTATATACTACATCTAAAATTACTCCTAGGCCTTTTTTATGTGCTTCATTAACTAATCTTTTTAGTTCATAAGGGCCACCATAGCTATTTTGTACAGCATAAAGAAATACTCCATCATAACCCCAGTTTCTCTTTCCCCCAAATTGAGATACTGGCATTAATTCAATGGCTGTAATACCTAAGTTTTTGAGATAATCTAGTTTTTCTATAACTCCTTGAAAATCTCCTCTTTCACTAAATGTGCCTACGTGTAGTTCATATATTATAAGGTTATTCTGATCTATACCTTCCCATTCTTTGTCTTCCCAATTAAAATTTTCACATAAAACCTTAGATTTACCATGAACTCCTTCAGGCTGATATCTAGATGCAGGATCTGGTATTTCCATGTTTTCTATTAAATATGAATAATATTCCACATCCTTATCTTTCAGCGAAAAATATCCCTTATCTTCCTTATTCATCTCTACTATTTCCTTTTTATTCTGTTTGTATAGAACTATTGATAAAGAATCATAGTACGGTGACCATATTCTAAAACTTACATTAGACTTTTCACAATTTGCACCAAGATCTAGTTTCCAGGGCATATAAATACTATTATTTAAATATAAAAAAGCGAATCTATAGAGTATTAAATAATGGAAATTATAATTACTTTCTATCAGAATTATTAACCAAATATATTAGTATGATTCAGATAATAGCGAAATAAAGTAGCTATTGTTTAATATTAAAGACGTAAAGACTAGTTTATTATCAATAATATCTATATAGTCCTATATAGTCCTATTGGAATATATAGAATAAGTATATATTTTCAGTAAAAGACTCTCTATACGAAAGAAAGATGGGATCACCTTTCAAAAATTCGCCATTTAAAGAATTTGATGATCTAAGGCTAAGTTTTAATCATATCAAAGTTTGGTACACTTCTGGCATGGGATTCTTTACTGATGCCTACGATTTGTTTATCATTTCAGCAATGTTAGATATATTTGGAACGCAAAATTTACCAGGATTTCATTTAACTCCTTTTACTGAGTCATTATTAGCATCCTCTGCGTTAATCACTGCGGTCTTAGGACAGCTAACTTTTGGATTCTTAGCGGACAAATTTGGCAGAAAATCAGTTTATGGAATAGAGGCAACTTTGTTGGCATTGGGAGCTTTACTTTCAGCTTTTGCTCCTAACATAATTTGGCTAATAATATTCAGATCTATAATGGGATTTGGAATAGGAGGAGATTATCCAGTATCAGCAACTATAATGAGCGAATATGCCAATGTAAAAGACAGAGGCAAATTAGTTGCTCTAGTATTTGCTAATCAAGGTTTGGGAAGCTTAGCCGCAGTAGCAGTAGGCGCAATTTCTGCTTATGTGTTACCTTTGTCAATAGCGTGGAGAGTTATGGCAGGCATAGGTGCAATTCCAGCAGCTTCTGTTATATATCTAAGGAGAAAAGTACCAGAAACTCCCAGGTATGCTGCACTAGTAAAGGGAGATTATAAAGAAGCTCAGAGATCCGCTACATTTATGGGGACTAAATTACAAGCGAATAATGTAGTTAGTAAAAAACTTTCATTTGGTCAATTCTTAGGAAAATATGGGGCATTACTTTTAGGTACTGCTGGTACATGGTTTATAACGGATATAGCGCTTTATGGGACTGGAATATATTCTGGTGCTATAGTTACTTCAATTTTAGGAAAGCCTCCGTCAATTGGATATGAGATAGTAGAACAAGGCGTTCCTTTCACGGTAGGATTCTTTGGGTACTTTACTGCAGTAGGATTAATGGATAGATTAGGAAGAAAGTGGATACAAACGCAAGGCTTTGCTATTATGGCAGCAATATATGCAATAGTATCAGCTATATTGGTAACTTCAGGAACAAAAGTTACAGGATTTATAATTCCAACAACAGAAGCTTTCGCAATATACGCTTTATCATACTTATTTATAGACTTTGGTCCTAATACTACTACATTTGTTATACCGGCGGAAGTATATCCTACTAACTATAGAACTAGGGGGCATGGTATTTCAGCAGCAGCAGGAAAAACTGGTGCAGCAATAACTACATATTTGTTCCCATACCTATTAACAGGAATAGGAATTAAGGGGGTCTTAGAGATGTTAGCAGGAGTTAGCATAGTAGGCGCGTTGCTTACAGTGTTCTTTATAAAAGAGCCAAAGCTAAAGAGCTTAGAAGAGATATCTGATGAAGAAACAGTAGAAAAACAATCTTCGCAATCTCAATAATTTTAAGTAATTAAATGGTATTGTGTTTTTTATTTAGTTATATATAATAATATAATGCATATGTATGAACTTAGTAAGAGACTAAACTGGTAATTTTTTAAGTATCGTATATCGAGTAAACATATGGACGTTGGTATATTTCTTGCGGCTTTTGGAATAAGTCTTCTAGAACTGTCAGAAGCTGGAGCTGTAGCAGTTATCTATAGAGGGATATTTAATAGCAATAAACCTTACATTTATGCAATATTAGGAGTTCTTACAGTACTAATTCCAACTTTTCTTTTAGGCTCTTTTATATCTCTATTACCATTAAATTACGTACTTATAGCAGCAGGAATCATTCTTTTTTATTTTGGATATAGATTATTAAGAAGTGCTAGAAGATCAATTAAAGGCTTACGGAAACCACATGAGAAAGAAAAGGAAGAAAGTATAGCGGTTGTATATACTATAGGAGCTACAGAAGCATTTGAGGCAGCATTAGTCATTATTGCGTTAATACCTCAAAATTACGTATCTACTTTGATTGGTACATTGTCAGCTTCATTAGTAGTTATAGCTCTGACAATAATTCTAAAATCTCAAATAATGAAAATAAGAGTTCCTCAGTTAAAGTACGCATTATCTGCACTTCTTTTTAGTCTAGGAACTTTATGGTTTGGCGAAGTATTTATTGGTATAGATGAAATATTTCTTCCATTATTTTTTGTAGTATATCTAGCTGTAAATTACGCATTAATAAGAATATAACGATATTAGAAAGATAAGTCAAAATTTTTTATGACATGTTTTATAGGATCCAGCGATTGTTATAATTTTTACTAAAAATGTCTATATTATTTTAAAATATATCTAATTACTTCCTGAAGTGGAAAATGTCATTCCGTTGATTATTACTGAAATTAATATTATTATTGTTCCTATAAATTGAACAAAATTTAGACTTTCCTTCAAAAATATGTAAGCTAAAATTATCGTAAATACTGGCTCTAAAGCCGAAATTATAGTTGCTGTTCCAGAATCACTCTTTTTCATTCCTCTATAGAAGAAAAAATATGGTAAGATTGTTGCAAAAATACCAAGATATATGCCTCCAAAAATAGAAGGTAAGTTTATTTTAGAGAATATTTCGAGTATTATTACAAATGGAATAGACCATATGGACTGAGAAGCTATCATTTCCCACTCCTTTGATCCTCTAATTTGTAAATATCTAGAGTAGGAAACCAATAGAGCGTAAGTAAAGCCCGACATAAGGCCTAATAACGTTTCCATCAGATTTAACGTTCCTTCATAGATTATGTAAAGGCCTATAACGATACATATAGAGGATATGATTTTTATTGCGTTTGTAGATTCCTTAACAAGGAGTTTAGATAACATGAAAACCCATAGAGGCGCAGTATATAATAAAACAGCAGATAATGCTGCTCCGTCTATAGTTATGGTATAAATGTATGTTTCGTAAAAAGCTGCTGCGAATAAACCAAGAATTATTTGTTTGAGGTTAAGTATATTTCTAATTTTTATAATGAAAAAAGATATTATTGCTGAAGAAATACTTCTAAATAAAACTAATGAATAAGGATTAGCACCTTGGATATAGAAAAATTGTGTTGCTATACCAATAGTTCCCCATAAGAACGAGGTTAATAATAGATCATAAAAACCTTTCTTTAAGTGCATTAAAATAATTTCATAATTAGGTCTATATTATCTTAATTGATTTTAGGTAAACTAATCCATTGTCAAGGATGGCTCTATGTTAAGAAAAATGTTTATTAATATAATTAATATATTAAGTTAAAGATTATAAGAGCTCTATTCTGAAGCTGTAGTATTTGTTGAGAGAATCTTTTTACAATCTCTTTTTATCTATTTATAAAACGATTTTGCTCTACGAAATGTCAGGTTAAAGAGCTAGATAATATAAGATTGTTGCGAATATACTCTTACAATGTATAGATTCATAGTCAAGGATAATAGATAGTTAAACATAATACTGAAAGATTTTAATAATTATTTTAGTTGGAAAGTTGGTTTGCCCATATTATAAAAACGGAGCTTGTTATTCTCCGTCATTAGATCAACCAGATGCTAGTGTAACCTCTAAAGAAAGATGTCTAAAGAATTTTAAAGTATGCAGATATTTTCAAAATGAGACTAAATTAGATATTAAAAATTTTTATTTTGAAATGAAAACAAAGCTTTCAAGCGAGTGTAATTATTATGAGCTTAAGGATGTTGGTAGTGGATTTGTAGCATATTGCAAGGTACTTAACAGAATTATAACGGAATCACAAGCAATTAACTGTAATAAATATTGGAATGACTGTCCTTTAAGAGCTATTATGGATATCCACTGAAAGGTTCTATAATTATTTTGCCAGTTTTACCGCCTGCATCCAATGCAAGTTTAGCGTATTCTTTTGTATTTGTCGGCATTCCACTAATATAGAATAATGCGTCTTGATAAGGTCGTAATTCATCTGCGGAAGGTTTCTCAAATTTTGCTACTTTTTCCAAATCTTCTTTGAATAATATAGTTCCATCATCATCAGGTTCATAGAACAATATTATTTTTGATTTAGGTTTATCTTTCAATAAGTAAAGGATCATTGATCTTATAGGTGTTATTCCTATACCTTTTGTTATAAATACATATTCGTCTGAATCTTTTATTACAAATTCGTCTTCAAATGGGCCTTCAAAACTTAACTTATCTCCAGGTTTCAAGGTCGATAATCTTTGTTTGAATGCTGAATTTCTAATTTTAGTAGCAAACATTAGAAAGTCCTCAAAAGGCGAACTAGCTATTGAAAATGTTCTCTTATCATTGTCAAAGATTACATCTATAGTATTGCCTGGTTTAAAGTTTAATTTGGTGTCTAATTTCATTATCAATTTATCTCCAACTTTATCTATTGAAAGTATTTTTGCATCCATATTCTAATTACAGATAGGAAGTAAAAAAATGGTTCCATTAATTAATGACTTTAACTCCATTTTATTACTGTTTTAATCTCTCCAGGTATTTTTTTGCTTACTACCTCAGGTCCATTTTCAGGAGAAACCATGGAAGTAATCATTCTAGGCACTAATGATCCATATTTTTCTTTCCAAAGTGTCAAATAGTTTACGGCTTCCCTGAAATGCTCCTTGCTGGCATTTACACTTCCTACTACGGCAATGTTATTTTCTACAAAGAATGTTACTAGATCTGCGTCTATTTCCACTTTATCTCCTGAAGATGTACCAAAGAGTACTAAAATAGCATTCTTTTTAAACTTCTTTAAAAGAGGTAAAAATGCTGACGGATAACCAGTGGTATCTACAATAACATCGGCAGAAGGAAGTTTTTCTAATCCTTGTGTAGTATTATAAAATGTTGTACTCATTCTTTCTGCTATGTATGCCTCTGTAGGAGAGGGATCTCTCTTATTAAGGAGATATACATTAAATCCGTTA
This genomic window contains:
- a CDS encoding MFS transporter, encoding MGSPFKNSPFKEFDDLRLSFNHIKVWYTSGMGFFTDAYDLFIISAMLDIFGTQNLPGFHLTPFTESLLASSALITAVLGQLTFGFLADKFGRKSVYGIEATLLALGALLSAFAPNIIWLIIFRSIMGFGIGGDYPVSATIMSEYANVKDRGKLVALVFANQGLGSLAAVAVGAISAYVLPLSIAWRVMAGIGAIPAASVIYLRRKVPETPRYAALVKGDYKEAQRSATFMGTKLQANNVVSKKLSFGQFLGKYGALLLGTAGTWFITDIALYGTGIYSGAIVTSILGKPPSIGYEIVEQGVPFTVGFFGYFTAVGLMDRLGRKWIQTQGFAIMAAIYAIVSAILVTSGTKVTGFIIPTTEAFAIYALSYLFIDFGPNTTTFVIPAEVYPTNYRTRGHGISAAAGKTGAAITTYLFPYLLTGIGIKGVLEMLAGVSIVGALLTVFFIKEPKLKSLEEISDEETVEKQSSQSQ
- a CDS encoding DMT family transporter, which codes for MHLKKGFYDLLLTSFLWGTIGIATQFFYIQGANPYSLVLFRSISSAIISFFIIKIRNILNLKQIILGLFAAAFYETYIYTITIDGAALSAVLLYTAPLWVFMLSKLLVKESTNAIKIISSICIVIGLYIIYEGTLNLMETLLGLMSGFTYALLVSYSRYLQIRGSKEWEMIASQSIWSIPFVIILEIFSKINLPSIFGGIYLGIFATILPYFFFYRGMKKSDSGTATIISALEPVFTIILAYIFLKESLNFVQFIGTIIILISVIINGMTFSTSGSN
- a CDS encoding FAD-dependent oxidoreductase, whose product is MDAKILSIDKVGDKLIMKLDTKLNFKPGNTIDVIFDNDKRTFSIASSPFEDFLMFATKIRNSAFKQRLSTLKPGDKLSFEGPFEDEFVIKDSDEYVFITKGIGITPIRSMILYLLKDKPKSKIILFYEPDDDGTILFKEDLEKVAKFEKPSADELRPYQDALFYISGMPTNTKEYAKLALDAGGKTGKIIIEPFSGYP